The genomic stretch AGGAGCACACACCAATGAGGGGAAGTGAGTCTACTGGAAAGGAGGTGCTACCGCACAGCATTGGTGTTTCTGCATCAGCGAAGCCACTGTTTTTAGACGAGGATAATCTGGTCCAGGAAAAAAGAGAAGGTGGATTTTCTGTACATAATTCGGGCCAACAATCATATCAATCGGAGAATAGGAataaagaagaagaggaggatggcaAAAGTACAGAGGAAAACAAGTCTATCAAGGAGACGCTGTCACAAGGCTTCAATTTTCCTGAACCGCCTGTGCCGTCACCACGTGGCGATGACAACAATGTGGTCCAGGAAAAGGGAGGTGTATTTTTTGTACAGAATTCAGGCCAAAAATCATTTCAATCAAAGAATTGGAATGAAAAAGAAGATGGTGGCAAAACTAGGGAGGAAAACAAGTCTAACGAGGAGACGCTGTCGCAAGGCTTCTATTTTCCTGAACAACCTGTGCCGACACCGGGTGGCGATGACGACAATGTGGTCCAGGAAAAGGGAGGTGTATTTTTTGTACAGAATTCAGGCCAACAATCAAAGAATGGAAAAGAAGAAGAGTATGGCAATACTAGGGAGGAAAACAAGTCTAACGAGGAGACGCTGTCGCAAGGCTTCTATTTTCCTGAATTATGTGTGCCAGCTTCAAGTGACAAAGACAATACGGTCCAGGAGAAGGGAGAAGTTGAATCGTCTGCACAGAGTTTAGGCCAACATTCACTTTTATCGAGCACCGGGCATAAAAATGAGGAGGGCATAACAATGGAGGAAGACAAGTCTACCGAGGTCATGCCACTTCGAGACTTTGTTGTTTATGAATCATCAGTTCCAGTGCTCCATGGTGATGCTGTTCAGAGCAAGGAAGGATTTGACGTTGCAGTTCAGGAGTTGTTGGAAGAAGCTAATAGTACAGCACCTGCAAGTGAGGTGCTGCCACCAAGTAACCTTGCGACTCGTGAGTCACCGGTGGATCATGTTACAAGGGAAGTTGATGATGTGGATGTTGGCATTGCTGCTGCGGAAGAACCTGAGAGTGAGGTACTGCACCCGACTAGTGAGTCACCGGCTTATCCTGTTACCAGGGAAAGTGTTGATGTGCAGGTGGAGATTATTTCTGTTGCAGCACCTGAAAGTGAGGTGCTGCCACCGAGTAACCTTGTGGCTCGTGAGTCACCACCGAATGTTGCTACGAAGAAGATGGTGTCCAAGGGTTTCTATTTTCCTGCATCGGGTGTGCCAGCACCGGGTGGTGGCGACAATGtggtccagaagaagggagaaggtGAACTTTCAGTACAGAGTTCAGGCCAACAATCATTTCAATCGAAGAATTGGAATGATAAAGAAGAAGACGATGGCAGAACTACAGAGGAAAATAAATCAACCGAGGAGACTGTGTCGCAAGGCTTGTATTTCCCTGAATCACATGTTCCGGCGTCAGGTGACAAAGGCAATGTGGTCCGGCAAAAGGGAGAAGGTGAATTTTCTGCACAGAATTTAGCTCCATATTCACTTCCGTTGAATACCAAGGATGAAAAAGAGAAGGACATCACAATGGAGGAAAAGAAGCCTACCGAGGACATGCCACCGCGAGACTTCACAGTCTCTGAATCATCAGTTTCGGTGCTCCATGGTGAAGATGATGTGGTTCAGAGCAAAGAAGGATTTGAAGTCACAGTGCAAGGGGTAGTGGAAGAAGCCGATAGTAATACAGATCTTGATATGGGTGAAGTGGATAATGTGCAAGTGGAGATTATTGCGATTGCAGCACCTGAAAGTGAGGCGCTTCCTTCATGTAGGATGGATCTTGTTACAGGGGAAATTGTTGATGTGTATGCCGGCATTGCTGCTGCTGTTGAACCTGAGACTGAGAGTGAGGTGCTGCATCCGAGTAACCTTACGACTAGTGAGTCGTCGGCTGATCCTGAAACCAGAGAAATTGTTGATGTGCAAGTCGACATTGTTGATGCTGCGGTGCCTCTAAGTGAGGTACTGCCACTGAGTAGCCTTGCGGCTCTTGAGTCACAGGCGATTGCAGAAACTGCACATGTTGGTGAGGTACAAAATGAGAAGAGCATGGCAATAGAGGAAAAGAACTCTATCGAGGACATGCCACCGCGAGGCTCTTTTGTCTCTGAATCATCAGTTCCAATGCTGGGTGGTGAAGATGATGTGGCTCAGAGCAAGGAAGGATTTGAAGTTGCAGTTCAGGAGTTGATGGAAGAAGCTAATAGTAATACCGATCTTGTTAAGGGCGAAGTGGTTGATGTGCAAGTGGAGATTATTGGTATTGCAGCACCTGAAAGTGAGGTGCTGTCACCGGGTAACTTTGCGGCTCATGACTCACCAGCAGATCCTGTTGCTGGGGAAATTGTTCGTGTGCAAGTCGAcattgctgctgctgcggcgACTGGAAGTGAGATGCTGCACCCGAGTGACCTTGCGACTAGTGATACACCGGCAGATTCTGTTACTGGAGAAATTGTTAATGTGCAAgtcgatgctgctgctgctgcggcgcaTGGGAGTGAGGTGCTGCCACTGAGTAGCCTTGCAGCTTGTGAGTCACAGGCAGTTGCGGAAACTGAACATGTTGGCGAGATTATAGGAATTACTGTGGTAGAAGACATTGTCAGGGATTTTGATGATGTCAATAAAGGTGTTAGTTTTATCCCGGTGGCCTCGGTGCATGATGGTGAAGATGTAATGTCCAGTGGGAGCACACCATATTTATCCACCGTGGAGGAAGAGATGAGTGACCAGCCCAATCAGTCAACTGGTGCGGGCTACGCAGTGAAGAATGAAGCATTCGGGAGCAGAGTTGCTGCTGGGGGTGAGGTGAGCCGATAACACATATGTGTTTGTTACCGCTAATTAGTAACTAGAATATCTGTAGGATTTTGTCAAACAGTGGCTAAAAGAATTTCTGTTATATGGACTACCTATATAGCATGTCTGGGACACTGGTAAACATTCCTTTGTTTTGTTAAGTAAACAACTGTGTAACGAGCCACTACAAGTCTGTAGGATCTACGAACAATCATCATAAACTTGCCTGCCTGATTATTATTTTTACAACAGGACAAAAGTGATCAGACATGTTTTACTTATATTGAAATAATGATATGCTACTTTACGCATACATGGCATGTTAATAACATCCTTTCTTAGAATAGTAACAGACCACCGGAACAATCTAATATATGTAATATGTCAGTACTTCATACATGTCTTTGAACCAAATATTTATGCTATAATGTTCTTCTATGTATGCCGAGACATAGTCTGCTATTCACTGCGAGAGCGGCGATTGTCCCGTGCACGAAAACAttaggtttcgtcagaaatcattAAGTTTCAGACTTTCGAAACATAATAAAACTTAATATTATTTATATCAAGGATCTTAAAGCAGGAAAGAAAGAAAATTGGATGGCAACCACGTGCACGGGATGTCCCGTGCACGGGAGAATGACATTTCTGTATTTACTGCTGGATGCAAACTATaaacaatatttttttttttgcgaaagtataAACAATATTTTTCAGAAGACTAAAATTAACTTGGCTTTGCACCTTCAGATAAGGACCATCCCGTGCACGGGAGAATGACATTTCTGTATTTACTGCTGGATGCAAACTATAAACAATATTTTTCAGAAGACTAAAATTAACTGTGGCTTTGCACCTTCAGataaggacctgaaaaactagagCGATGTTTTATGTGAGCATGGACACAATAATAATCTAATAAATTTTGCAACACAAGAGAGAGAGTATTATAAGGTGTACCAGTGATATGCCCGAAAATGCTAACTGATACCCATGGCGGCCTGTCACCGGGTTAGGGATATCAACTGGATGTCTGTAGGACAGTTTGCTAAACTGAATGACATCCATGTCTAGCATGATTCATATTTGTGCACTATTTTTTTTCCTCTCTAATCATGCTTCTCCTTGTTTCGACCAGGCTGGCTACACCGAAGAAGAGTTGAGGGAACAACTTGACGCTCTAAGAACAATAACTGGGTACGGAGCTGTGCCTTCTCCAACACTGGAAGGGGAGCTGGCGGGCCTCTACATATTCGTGGGTGTGGAACCCTCTGTCGGCTCAAGTGATACCTTGGACCACCTGATGGAGCTCAATGCAAAACTCCGATTCTTGAAATCGATCATCGGAATTGACTGAATATCTCACTAGAGAGTTCCCAGGTGCTTTGTGATTGTGTATACATCCGTAGATGTTACGTGGATTAACTGTATCTGTAATTCTGTATATGCACATAGTTGCAGCTTTCATGTATCTGTGTATGAATAATTGCAGAAGATTCTCTTCCTGTTGTGATCTTTTAGCTATATTTATGTGTACCCTAACTTTATGGCATGCTACTATTTGTCATCTGCCGGAACTGGAGAGAAAAATTGACGTTGCTATATCCTGTGCTATCGCGGTGACTGGTTTGTTATGCTGGATCACTATTCATTAGAGCATGGTCTCTCGGGGCAATTTGGCCATTCATTTCCAGAATATGTAGGGTACAAGTtataataaaaaaaaattgaagattGCATGTTGTATGCTGTAGTGCGTACGCCCTATTTTCTAAAAAGAACTTGTGTCTGGACCAACATTAGAGTTGAATGCAATGGGTTTGCGTATTTGAATGGTTTGTTATGCTGGATCACTATTCACTAGAGCATAGTCTCTCGGGGCAATTTGGCCATTCATTTCCAGAATATGTAGGGTACAAGttataatatttttttaaaaaagattACATGTTGTATGCTATAGTGCGTACTACATCCATAATATGCcctattttctaaaaaaaaacttgTGTCTGGACCAACATTAGAGTTGAGTGCAATGGGTTTGCGTATTTGAATTTCTGAAGATTTTGCCATGTAGACAACATTTCTAAACCTGGGATCCAAAATTGTTGACCACATTGTTTTGTAAGAACTTGAGGCATAGAAACTGAAAATTGGCAGGATTTGGTTCATGCTAGTTCGTGTGATGCTTCGCTCACAAAGACATTAATCTTTAAATTGCCCAGTTTTCCTCTAAAAAATTGtgcactttcttcttaattaataaataaggcttagcTTTTGTCTTCCTTTCAAAAAGAACAATCAGTTTCTAGTATCTACAATTTTACACGTAACTTCTATATAGTTCGAACGTGGATCATAGGCTATCGACAAGACATCCAGGCCTACCGATACACAATCATAATACAAGGTACAATGAATACAGAAAAGAAGACAAgtgacccgcaaaaaaaaaaaaaaaaaaaaaaaaaaagataagtgCACAGAACAAGCACTACAAACGCATAGCAGACAGACAACACAAAGCGAATTGGCCTACCTAAAGACATTGGGCTAAGGTATGCGGAGGAAAAATAACAAGCAATTCAAACCACAAATATCAGAATTGCAGATACGTACTTAATGCACGGGCTGATTAAAGCTCAATACAAGGTCCAGACGAAGGTACTTAGCGAACAATAGGAGTCTCACACAGGAGGTAGATTTAAGAGACTACAAAGCACGACTTAAACCGAACAAAGATGCTACATGATCGGCATAATATAGTTCAAAGATTACCAACATACGAGTGTCTTATCCTCGTGACGCGTCACCGTTCCCACAAGCCTCTCGCTGGTGGGCACTAGCCTGAGCTAGACAGTCAAGCGAAGTGCCCAGGCCGACCATTTTTTAGTGAATAATTGCCCAGACTGATCACATCTGAAGGTGGTGGTGCCTGCTGAAGAGGCATCACATGTAGCCTTCCGTGGAAACTCTCTGGGGATGTGCTCAGGCTGACCAGGTTTGATTGTTTGAAGCATGGGTCTGAGCCAGCGTTAGGAGGCCTATAACAGCTTGAACTAGCAGCGAAGCCCCCTCCAGCTGCTGGTTTCTGCATATCCATAACTGCGGGGCAGTTCCGCACATTCACCGCCGCCCTCAGGCCTAAGCCATCATCTGAAAGGATATGAGATGCTCTGGGAACAGAACTCTGTTTCAGGGTGACATCCAATCTTTCAGCTTTAGCGATGCTGACTTTCACACGCATCTCGTCACCATAGACTTCTTCCTTGATTTTCAGCTTTAATAGGTATAGCTGAGAACAGGCCCTCTTTATTATTTCTGCGAATTGTGCGGCATCTTGAGACACATTCTTTATCGTGAAAAGCTCTTGTGCTGTGAGGCCAAGTATTTCCTCGCCAGCCTTTTGGAATGCAGTAGCAACGGTTGTCCCAGTGCGATCCTCAATCTTGCACTGCAACAAGTACCTCTGCTCACAGTTTTGAGAGCTCTGCTCGCATTTAGGACAATGCCACGTCCCATCACCATTATGAGTAACCTTTCTGTAGCAGCGCTTACCATCAAGCTCCCTGGTGCAAGATGGGTAAGAAAACCTCTCGGTGCTGATGTGTGAAATTGTACCTTCAACAGTTATCCAATCTGGCTTATCTGATCGCCCTAGAGCTTCTTCCTCGATATGTGCAATTGTTTTGTTCATGACTAAGATTTCCTGAGATAAAGAAGTACAGACACCAAATTCCCCTTCAGTTATGTACCACTGCACCAGCCTTTCTGCCTCAGGCAAGTCCGGATTTACTTTTAACAAGCTTGAGCTGATTGTGTCCACAGTTTTGCCACTGAATTCATGGACACGGCCACCTTTCAGAGCAAGTACAGGATCAAATCCAGAAAGGCACATCGAGTACAACAGCTGACCTTCAGCATTACAGACATTCCCCCAAAGAGTTATTTCCACACTGCAACCAGACATGTCCTTCAGTTGAAGGGATCTTTTCTGGGTTTCCATACCATCCTTCCGCGTTACTGTGACAGAATGGTTAACTGATGTAACAACTCCAAGCAAATCTATCATATCTCCATTATGCAGATTTTGTATTTCTTTGATCAGTTGGAAATTGTATTGCTGCCAAGGGATGCTGCTATCATCACTGGAGCAAATTGCTACAGACGCTGAAGTATCCAGTACCACTTCGTAATCATGGCTTAAATGGTTGAACTTCTGTGCAGGTTTAAGCGATCCTCCAGTTAGCAAGTACACATTTCCAACCACAATTTGCTCACAAAACTGATCAACTGCTGAATTGAAACATATTGCACGAATTTCTCCACCCTGTGCATCAAGGAGATCAAAGGAGAAGACTTTCCCTGCACCAAAGTGCCGGATATCAGTCTTTGCAGTCACCCTGCCCTTGATAGTCCATCTTCCTTGGTATGGGTTCAACACAGCAATCGGGGTGACATAAGATGGCGCGTCATTATTGACAACAGGACCTCTATTCATATACACCAGAGGTTGTTGCTGATACAAAGACTGTTCAGGGAGCCCACAAGTATTGTCAGGATGGCCAAGGCTAAAACCAAAGGGAGGAACCACAGGCTTTTTCCCTTGATGAGAGTTCAGTGAAAGCTGCTGCATCTTGGCATTTGTTGTATTTTGTGTCAGCAGTGGACAATAAAATGGGTTCACGGCATGTTCTTCCCTTGCAGCAACAGAAGAGCGGAACAGACCCTGAAAGGGAGAAAATGCTATGGCGTTAACACCTTGCTCAGCCCTTGACCCATGGATGCTTAGGCTACCAGAATAAGATCTGATATTTGGTTGAGCAGCATTGACCTGATAAACTTTGGGACTGCCAATCAATGTGCACTCAGTTTGCAGTATTTCAAGTTGGATAACAGTGATGACCCTGAATCGAAAATATAATACACATCAGACAACATTTATACATCTATCAATGGAAAATGCATATATAAGTAGCTCTACCAGAAGAGAAGTTTCATGGGCTAAATGTAACACACTAAAGGCAATCGGTATGTAACACACATACTAGCCAGAAACCAGTAGAGTTACAAGATACTAAAGACAAAGTTACCGTATTGGGGAAAGGTATGTGTTTGATTATAAAAGTTAGTTTGGGCAAGTAGAAATCCTACTtttttttttagagcaaccacatatttcattaatcgaaaaccaagttacatgaagcaacacatgtggaaactaaaagacaaaccgggataaaatgattatcctgaatttgcagataaaatcctaaaagatcgagaaatacaaaacgatccctagggtttcctgcaaccaccgtagccagcggccgccgtccaattccaacgccaccgagacgaacgcaagaagagacgccgagcctccaccgttgcaagatccaaaaaagcacc from Lolium rigidum isolate FL_2022 chromosome 4, APGP_CSIRO_Lrig_0.1, whole genome shotgun sequence encodes the following:
- the LOC124646874 gene encoding uncharacterized protein LOC124646874; the protein is MDPDEVELEPAGVHNHDRLTHNPQAPGGGGNGSWACRLLRCGCDFARKAALAGAAATAAPVVVPPLIVLSAAGVALSVPFAAYLASLAATDYLTRALLRACRPPSRPYHYHRQEFDDGVEQEFGRGPPAFGHLGTEAEQRQREEDEFDTALLLLLPRDHGVSEALAPAFADDGVDEEEGKTSAQESGRDSCTASRGQGTEEHTPMERKEVLPMGFGVSASANPLFSDDYSQPQVQEMGQGEFSVPDPVQQPFRSENWSEKEGDVYSKYYKEEDGRSTEENKATKEKLSQGFGFPESSGDKDNEDQEKGEGEFSAQNSGQYSLLLNPGNENEQSMAVEEKKSAEDMPLRGFVASESPAPLFHDEEKETDTSLLLPRDHDASEAPVPAFSDEVGGEFSSVQESGLKSYTSDRGEEAEEHTPMRGSESTGKEVLPHSIGVSASAKPLFLDEDNLVQEKREGGFSVHNSGQQSYQSENRNKEEEEDGKSTEENKSIKETLSQGFNFPEPPVPSPRGDDNNVVQEKGGVFFVQNSGQKSFQSKNWNEKEDGGKTREENKSNEETLSQGFYFPEQPVPTPGGDDDNVVQEKGEGELSVQSSGQQSFQSKNWNDKEEDDGRTTEENKSTEETVSQGLYFPESHVPASGDKGNVVRQKGEGEFSAQNLAPYSLPLNTKDEKEKDITMEEKKPTEDMPPRDFTVSESSVSVLHGEDDVVQSKEGFEVTVQGVVEEADSNTDLDMGEVDNVQVEIIAIAAPESEALPSCRMDLVTGEIVDVYAGIAAAVEPETESEVLHPSNLTTSESSADPETREIVDVQVDIVDAAVPLSEVLPLSSLAALESQAIAETAHVGEVQNEKSMAIEEKNSIEDMPPRGSFVSESSVPMLGGEDDVAQSKEGFEVAVQELMEEANSNTDLVKGEVVDVQVEIIGIAAPESEVLSPGNFAAHDSPADPVAGEIVRVQVDIAAAAATGSEMLHPSDLATSDTPADSVTGEIVNVQVDAAAAAAHGSEVLPLSSLAACESQAVAETEHVGEIIGITVVEDIVRDFDDVNKGVSFIPVASVHDGEDVMSSGSTPYLSTVEEEMSDQPNQSTGAGYAVKNEAFGSRVAAGGEAGYTEEELREQLDALRTITGYGAVPSPTLEGELAGLYIFVGVEPSVGSSDTLDHLMELNAKLRFLKSIIGID
- the LOC124646875 gene encoding replication protein A 70 kDa DNA-binding subunit C-like, producing the protein MGGGTEADLTHGAVEAMSRPAARLRPVLQVVCGPTAHGHGVPRYRVLLSDGMHSQQAILPTSVNGLVSAGRLRGGSVVRVLDYVSQSAYYERVITVIQLEILQTECTLIGSPKVYQGLFRSSVAAREEHAVNPFYCPLLTQNTTNAKMQQLSLNSHQGKKPVVPPFGFSLGHPDNTCGLPEQSLYQQQPLVYMNRGPVVNNDAPSYVTPIAVLNPYQGRWTIKGRVTAKTDIRHFGAGKVFSFDLLDAQGGEIRAICFNSAVDQFCEQIVVGNVYLLTGGSLKPAQKFNHLSHDYEVVLDTSASVAICSSDDSSIPWQQYNFQLIKEIQNLHNGDMIDLLGVVTSVNHSVTVTRKDGMETQKRSLQLKDMSGCSVEITLWGNVCNAEGQLLYSMCLSGFDPVLALKGGRVHEFSGKTVDTISSSLLKVNPDLPEAERLVQWYITEGEFGVCTSLSQEILVMNKTIAHIEEEALGRSDKPDWITVEGTISHISTERFSYPSCTRELDGKRCYRKVTHNGDGTWHCPKCEQSSQNCEQRYLLQCKIEDRTGTTVATAFQKAGEEILGLTAQELFTIKNVSQDAAQFAEIIKRACSQLYLLKLKIKEEVYGDEMRVKVSIAKAERLDVTLKQSSVPRASHILSDDGLGLRAAVNVRNCPAVMDMQKPAAGGGFAASSSCYRPPNAGSDPCFKQSNLVSLSTSPESFHGRLHVMPLQQAPPPSDVISLGNYSLKNGRPGHFA